One genomic segment of Manis pentadactyla isolate mManPen7 chromosome 1, mManPen7.hap1, whole genome shotgun sequence includes these proteins:
- the LOC130682800 gene encoding spidroin-2-like gives MVGEGAFPAAAPSAAIGLVAFWDELSRIGFQLQPPGRQRKRGAGSGGGGGGRGEAAAAAASRADRGGRRAPRTKAPGPWGGRWEHRSPGPASSASHRCVHPGRGGKGRAPQQPAAEARPVSPELWTRRPPRRARSFGTAGARALARPRDPRRKAPPHSHPTSRALPPRRSANFPKNAPTPGHPAGRAPGAGEQASISGGRAGAPEWAAATDVSPRSPGPASAGSSSGAGARPPVYGAWAPAPAQ, from the exons ATGGTGGGGGAAGGGGCGTTCCCGGCGGCCGCGCCTTCCGCGGCTATTGGATTAGTGGCCTTCTGGGATGAGCTCAGCCGGATCGGCTTTCAGCTGCAGCCTCCCGGCCGGCAGAGAAAGCGGGGAgcgggcagcggcggcggcggcggagggcgtggggaggcggcggcggctgcaGCATCCAGAGCTGACCGCGGCGGCCGGCGCGCCCCGCGCACAAAGGCTCCCGGCCCCTGGGGAGGGAGATGGGAGCACCGCAGTCCCGGCCCGGCCTCCAGCGCCAGCCACCGCTGCGTGCACCCAGGGCGCGGGGGAAAAGGCAGGGCGCCTCAGCAGCCGGCGGCCGAGGCGCGGCCCGTGAGCCCTGAGCTCTGGACTCGGCGCCCTCCGCGTCGGGCGCGGAGCTTCGGAACCGCTGGAGCTCGGGCCTTGGCGCGCCCCCGGGATCCGCGCAGGAAGGcgcctccccactcccacccgaCCTCCCGCGCCCTCCCGCCTCGCCGGAGCGCCAACTTCCCCAAGAACGCTCCAACTCCAGGCCACCCTGCCGGGCGCGCCCCTGGCGCCGGGGAGCAAGCCAGCATCTCCGGGGGTCGCGCGGGCGCCCCTGAGTGGGCGGCGGCGACAGACGTCTCTCCGAGAAGTCCAGGACCTGCCAGCGCAGGCTCTTCCTCCGGGGCAGGCGCTCGCCCTCCCGTTTATG GAGCTtgggcccctgccccagcccagtaG